One Streptomyces sp. V4I8 genomic window carries:
- a CDS encoding thiamine pyrophosphate-binding protein: MKVAEAVGRALCAAGVGQVFGVVGSGNFHVTNAMVAAGARFVAARHEGGAATMADAYARTSGTVAVVSVHQGPGLTNAMTGIAEAAKSRTPLVVLAAEVTESRSNFHVDQEALARAVGAVPVRVTSAEEAVEQACVAVGLAVRERRTVLLNLPLPVQALEVPDGALAHAAPLPRRVAVEPDADEVAALSQRLGQARRPVFVAGRGARGAGCREALEALAERHGALLATSAVAHGLFHGNPWSLGISGGFASPLAVELLQGADLIVGWGCALNMWTMRHGNLIGADATVVQVDDEPSALGAHRPVHLGVGGDVRLTARRVFEAGAADGEGYRIPEVGAALAARVRLRDVPYEDTSTRERIDPRTLSIALDDILPAERVVGVDSGNFMGYPSAYLSVPDEKGFCFTQAFQSIGLGLATTIGAALAQPDRLPVAALGDGGALMGAADLDTVRRLGLPMVVVVYDDEAYGAEVHHFGPDGHPLDTVRFPPTDIAAVGRGYGFEAVTVRTPADLKAVRDWVDGPRSAPLLVDAKVVADHGSWWLEEAFRGH; this comes from the coding sequence ATGAAGGTGGCGGAAGCGGTCGGCCGGGCGCTGTGCGCGGCCGGGGTCGGCCAGGTCTTCGGGGTGGTCGGGTCGGGGAACTTCCACGTCACCAACGCGATGGTCGCGGCGGGGGCGCGGTTCGTCGCGGCCCGCCATGAGGGCGGCGCGGCGACGATGGCCGACGCGTACGCCCGGACCAGCGGCACGGTCGCGGTGGTGAGCGTGCATCAGGGGCCCGGCCTGACGAACGCGATGACCGGCATCGCGGAGGCGGCGAAGAGCCGTACGCCACTCGTCGTGCTGGCGGCCGAGGTGACCGAGTCGAGGTCCAACTTCCACGTCGACCAGGAGGCGTTGGCCCGTGCGGTGGGCGCGGTCCCGGTTCGGGTCACGTCGGCGGAGGAAGCGGTCGAGCAGGCGTGTGTGGCGGTCGGGCTGGCGGTGCGGGAGCGGCGTACCGTGCTGCTCAATCTGCCCCTGCCGGTGCAGGCGCTGGAGGTGCCCGACGGCGCCCTGGCGCACGCGGCGCCACTGCCGCGACGGGTCGCGGTCGAGCCGGACGCGGACGAGGTGGCCGCCCTGTCCCAGCGGCTCGGACAGGCCCGGCGGCCCGTCTTCGTGGCCGGCCGGGGAGCTCGCGGGGCAGGCTGTCGCGAGGCGCTGGAGGCACTCGCCGAGCGGCACGGCGCGCTCCTGGCGACCTCGGCCGTCGCCCACGGGCTCTTTCACGGCAATCCCTGGTCCCTGGGCATCTCCGGCGGCTTCGCCTCACCCTTGGCCGTCGAACTGCTCCAGGGCGCGGACCTGATCGTCGGCTGGGGCTGCGCCCTCAACATGTGGACGATGCGGCACGGCAACCTCATCGGCGCCGACGCCACCGTCGTACAGGTCGACGACGAGCCCTCGGCGCTCGGCGCGCACCGGCCCGTGCACCTCGGTGTCGGCGGGGACGTCCGGCTCACCGCGCGCCGGGTGTTCGAGGCGGGTGCCGCGGACGGGGAGGGCTACCGGATCCCGGAGGTGGGAGCGGCCCTCGCCGCTCGTGTGCGCCTGCGTGACGTGCCGTACGAGGACACGAGCACGCGGGAGCGGATCGACCCGAGGACGCTGAGCATCGCGCTCGACGACATCCTGCCCGCGGAGCGGGTGGTCGGCGTGGACTCCGGGAATTTCATGGGCTACCCGAGCGCGTACCTGTCGGTGCCGGACGAGAAGGGCTTCTGCTTCACGCAGGCGTTCCAGTCGATCGGGCTGGGGCTGGCCACCACGATCGGGGCGGCGCTGGCGCAGCCCGACCGGCTGCCGGTGGCGGCGCTCGGCGACGGCGGGGCGCTGATGGGCGCTGCGGATCTGGACACCGTACGGCGGCTCGGGCTGCCCATGGTGGTCGTCGTGTACGACGACGAGGCCTACGGCGCCGAGGTGCACCACTTCGGTCCCGACGGGCACCCGCTCGACACCGTGCGCTTCCCGCCGACGGACATCGCCGCCGTGGGGCGGGGGTATGGCTTCGAGGCGGTGACCGTGCGGACGCCGGCCGATCTGAAGGCCGTCCGGGACTGGGTCGACGGCCCGCGGTCGGCGCCGTTGCTGGTCGACGCCAAGGTGGTCGCCGATCACGGGTCCTGGTGGCTGGAGGAGGCGTTCCGCGGCCACTGA
- a CDS encoding cyclase family protein, with amino-acid sequence MPEPSVLAALVSALRGGSIEVVDLTSPLSSATPVIQLPPQFGQSAVFELEEISRYDDRGPAWYWNNFRSGEHTGTHFDAPNHWVTGKDLTDVASVPARRLIAPAAVLDFSAEVAKNPDFLVEVDHVKAWQAENGPLPEGGWLLLRTGWDARSHSQEAFLNADENGPHTPGLSAECARWVAEESPVIGLGVETVGTDAGRAHSFEPAYPCHSYLMGSDKYGLTQLQNLAALPPTGSVVMAGPLPIVSGSGAPARVIALVERGRS; translated from the coding sequence ATGCCCGAGCCGTCCGTCCTTGCCGCGCTGGTGTCCGCGTTGCGAGGTGGATCGATCGAAGTAGTCGACCTCACCTCGCCCTTGTCGTCGGCGACACCGGTGATTCAACTGCCGCCCCAGTTCGGGCAGAGCGCCGTCTTCGAGCTGGAGGAGATCAGCCGGTACGACGACCGGGGCCCGGCCTGGTACTGGAACAACTTCCGCAGCGGCGAGCACACCGGCACCCACTTCGACGCCCCGAACCACTGGGTCACCGGCAAGGACCTCACCGACGTGGCCTCGGTGCCGGCCCGCAGGCTGATCGCACCCGCGGCCGTGCTGGACTTCAGCGCCGAGGTCGCGAAGAACCCCGACTTCCTGGTCGAGGTCGACCACGTGAAGGCCTGGCAAGCGGAGAACGGCCCCTTGCCCGAGGGCGGTTGGCTGTTGCTGCGCACCGGCTGGGACGCCCGTTCGCACTCGCAGGAGGCCTTCCTCAACGCCGACGAGAACGGCCCGCACACCCCCGGTCTGTCGGCGGAGTGCGCCCGCTGGGTCGCCGAGGAGTCGCCGGTGATCGGCCTCGGCGTGGAGACGGTGGGCACGGACGCCGGGCGCGCGCACTCCTTCGAGCCCGCCTATCCCTGCCACTCCTACCTCATGGGCAGCGACAAGTACGGCCTGACGCAGCTCCAGAACCTCGCAGCGCTGCCGCCGACCGGATCCGTCGTCATGGCGGGACCGCTGCCGATCGTCAGCGGCTCCGGGGCTCCGGCGCGCGTGATCGCACTGGTGGAGCGGGGGCGCTCATGA
- a CDS encoding GDSL-type esterase/lipase family protein, producing the protein MRGTRHLPLRIIPLLALLGTLLLPVGVTLAPRAAAAPTAADPVRIMPLGDSITGSPGCWRALLWNRLQSTGHTDIDFVGTLGHQGCAQAHDGDNEGHGGELVTNVADQNLLPGRLAATLPDIVVMHFGTNDVWSSVSPDRILAAYTKLVEQMRASNPDMKVLVAQLIPMNPSQCAACAQRVVDFNARIPDWARAASTVRSPVAVVDQWTGFDTATDTYDGVHPSASGDEKIAARWYPALAALLEADPGGPGDPGDPGDPGDPGDPGDPPACTASFRAVSSWQGGYQGEVTVTNASASALSGWTARVVPAEGARVTQLWNGTLSAGADGTATVTNASWNGTLAPGASASFGFIASAPATAGAPSATVTCTARAASS; encoded by the coding sequence ATGCGCGGCACCCGCCACTTACCCTTGCGGATCATCCCGCTGCTCGCCCTGTTGGGCACCTTGCTCCTGCCCGTCGGCGTGACGCTCGCTCCGCGCGCCGCAGCCGCTCCGACCGCAGCGGACCCCGTGCGCATCATGCCGCTGGGCGACTCGATCACCGGCTCGCCCGGCTGCTGGCGGGCGCTGCTCTGGAACAGGCTGCAGAGCACCGGCCACACGGACATCGACTTCGTCGGCACCCTCGGCCACCAAGGCTGTGCCCAGGCGCACGACGGTGACAACGAAGGCCACGGTGGCGAGTTGGTGACCAATGTCGCCGACCAGAACCTGCTCCCTGGCCGCCTGGCCGCCACGCTTCCGGACATCGTTGTCATGCACTTCGGGACGAACGACGTGTGGAGCAGCGTGTCCCCCGACCGCATCCTCGCCGCCTACACCAAGCTCGTAGAGCAGATGCGGGCGAGCAACCCGGACATGAAGGTCCTGGTCGCGCAGCTCATCCCCATGAACCCGAGCCAGTGTGCGGCCTGCGCCCAGCGCGTCGTCGACTTCAACGCACGGATCCCCGACTGGGCCAGGGCGGCGAGCACCGTCCGCTCCCCGGTCGCCGTGGTCGACCAGTGGACGGGCTTCGACACGGCCACCGACACGTACGACGGGGTGCACCCCAGCGCCTCCGGTGACGAGAAGATCGCCGCCCGCTGGTATCCCGCTCTGGCCGCCCTCCTAGAAGCGGACCCGGGGGGCCCTGGTGATCCTGGCGACCCCGGTGATCCCGGTGATCCCGGTGATCCCGGTGATCCTCCCGCCTGCACCGCGTCCTTCCGTGCCGTCTCCTCCTGGCAGGGCGGCTACCAGGGTGAGGTGACGGTGACCAACGCGTCCGCCTCCGCCCTGTCGGGCTGGACCGCGAGGGTCGTACCGGCGGAGGGCGCCCGCGTCACCCAGCTCTGGAACGGCACCCTCAGCGCCGGCGCCGACGGCACCGCCACGGTCACCAACGCATCGTGGAACGGCACGTTGGCGCCCGGCGCGAGCGCGAGCTTCGGATTCATCGCCAGTGCCCCGGCAACGGCCGGCGCTCCGTCGGCGACTGTCACGTGCACGGCGCGTGCCGCGTCCTCCTGA
- a CDS encoding cellulase family glycosylhydrolase produces MRSRTRTTPRAAAVVAALLGLLVPLLSFATPAQAAATGLHIQNGRLLESSGNDFVMRGVNHAHTWYPGETQSLADVKALGANTVRVVLSDGHRWTKNSAEDVAAVIAQCKANRLICVLEVHDTTGYGEEAAAGTLDHAADYWIGLKDVLTGQENYVIINIGNEPWGNTNPAGWTEPTTAAVKKLRSAGFAHTIMVDAPNWGQDWQGVMRANAQTVYNADPTGNLIFSIHMYSVYDTAQEITDYLNAFVNARLPLLIGEFGGPPDQYGDPDEDTMMAVAQQLRLGYLAWSWSGNTDPILDLAIDFDPTRLSSWGQRIFHGANGIAATSEEADIYSSSGGDTTPPTAPGTPTASAVTSSSVTLNWAAATDANGVTGYDVVRVGSGTETAATTTTGTSATVTGLAPETSYTFAVYARDAAGNRSQRSGTVAVTTSSGGSPATCGVAYRVTNEWPGGFQGEVVIRNTGSSAINGWTLRWTYPDSQRISNLWGGTATQSGAQVSVASASYTATIAPAGSVTLGFTATKGGTNPNPAAFTLNDSACSPA; encoded by the coding sequence ATGAGATCCCGCACCCGCACCACCCCACGAGCGGCCGCCGTCGTGGCCGCCCTCCTGGGTCTGCTCGTCCCCCTGCTGTCCTTCGCCACGCCCGCCCAGGCAGCGGCCACCGGCCTCCACATCCAGAACGGCCGGCTGCTGGAGTCGTCCGGGAACGACTTCGTGATGCGTGGCGTCAACCACGCCCACACCTGGTACCCGGGCGAGACGCAGTCGCTGGCCGACGTCAAGGCGCTGGGTGCCAACACCGTCCGCGTCGTCCTCTCCGACGGCCACCGGTGGACCAAGAACAGCGCCGAGGACGTGGCCGCCGTCATCGCGCAGTGCAAGGCCAACCGGCTCATCTGCGTGCTGGAGGTGCACGACACCACCGGCTACGGAGAGGAGGCCGCGGCCGGGACCCTCGACCACGCGGCCGACTACTGGATCGGCCTGAAGGACGTGCTCACCGGCCAGGAGAACTACGTCATCATCAACATCGGCAACGAGCCCTGGGGCAACACCAACCCCGCCGGCTGGACCGAGCCCACGACCGCGGCCGTCAAGAAGCTGCGCAGCGCCGGATTCGCCCACACGATCATGGTGGACGCGCCCAACTGGGGCCAGGACTGGCAGGGCGTCATGCGCGCCAACGCCCAGACCGTCTACAACGCGGACCCCACCGGCAACCTGATCTTCTCGATCCACATGTACAGCGTCTACGACACCGCGCAGGAGATCACGGACTATCTGAACGCCTTCGTCAACGCCCGACTGCCCCTCCTCATCGGCGAGTTCGGAGGCCCGCCGGACCAGTACGGCGACCCGGACGAGGACACCATGATGGCCGTCGCCCAGCAGCTTCGGCTCGGCTACCTGGCCTGGTCCTGGAGCGGCAACACCGACCCGATCCTCGACCTGGCGATCGACTTCGACCCCACGCGGCTCAGCTCCTGGGGCCAGCGGATCTTCCACGGCGCGAACGGCATCGCCGCCACGTCCGAGGAGGCCGACATCTACTCCTCCTCCGGCGGTGACACCACTCCCCCGACCGCCCCCGGGACGCCGACCGCGTCCGCCGTGACGTCCTCGTCGGTCACCCTGAACTGGGCCGCCGCCACCGACGCGAACGGCGTCACCGGCTACGACGTGGTCCGCGTCGGCAGCGGGACCGAGACCGCCGCCACCACGACGACCGGCACCTCCGCCACCGTCACCGGCCTCGCCCCGGAGACCTCCTACACCTTCGCCGTCTACGCACGCGACGCCGCCGGCAACCGCTCGCAGCGCTCCGGCACGGTGGCCGTCACCACGTCGTCCGGCGGTTCGCCGGCGACCTGCGGTGTCGCCTACCGGGTGACCAACGAGTGGCCCGGCGGCTTCCAGGGCGAGGTCGTCATCCGCAACACCGGCAGCTCGGCGATCAACGGCTGGACGCTGCGCTGGACCTACCCGGACAGTCAGCGCATCAGCAACCTGTGGGGCGGCACCGCGACGCAGAGCGGCGCCCAGGTGAGCGTCGCCTCCGCGTCGTACACGGCGACGATCGCCCCTGCGGGCTCGGTCACCCTGGGCTTCACGGCCACGAAGGGCGGCACGAACCCGAACCCCGCGGCCTTCACGCTCAACGACTCCGCCTGCTCGCCGGCCTGA
- a CDS encoding ABC transporter substrate-binding protein produces the protein MLHRRRGTAAVALAVAAALSLAACGGSNDGADNAGSAAGAGDKKDVAKGGKDFASAAKKTAEMGTDAEPGQWPRTIEHAMGETVLKSQPKRVVVLDVGELDNVVSLGIKPVGLAPTEGSPELPSYLKKDAGTPKNVGTINNLNLEAIAGLKPDLILGSQLRAADKYDELSQIAPTVFSIRPGFTWKENYLLNAAALDKTAEAKAKLAAYDKKVDALDAKLGADKPTVSMVRYLPDGVIRLYANASFIGTTLKDTGIPRPKNQDIEDLAAEVSAENIDQADADYIFTGVYGDAKATDKSRAQGNPLWKNLKAVKAGHVYDVPDETWYLGLGVTAADEVLGDLEKYLTK, from the coding sequence ATGCTTCACCGGCGCCGCGGCACAGCCGCAGTCGCTCTTGCCGTCGCCGCCGCACTGTCCCTCGCGGCCTGCGGCGGCTCCAACGACGGCGCGGACAACGCGGGTTCGGCAGCCGGAGCCGGCGACAAGAAAGACGTGGCCAAGGGCGGCAAGGACTTCGCGTCCGCCGCGAAGAAGACCGCCGAGATGGGCACCGACGCGGAGCCGGGCCAGTGGCCGCGGACCATCGAGCACGCCATGGGCGAGACCGTCCTCAAGTCCCAGCCCAAGCGGGTCGTGGTCCTGGACGTCGGCGAGCTCGACAACGTCGTCTCGCTCGGCATCAAGCCGGTCGGCCTCGCCCCCACCGAGGGCTCCCCCGAACTGCCTTCCTATCTGAAGAAGGATGCCGGCACCCCGAAGAACGTCGGCACCATCAACAACCTCAACCTGGAGGCGATCGCCGGTCTCAAGCCGGACCTGATCCTCGGCAGCCAGCTGCGCGCCGCGGACAAGTACGACGAGCTGTCGCAGATCGCACCCACCGTCTTCTCCATCCGCCCGGGCTTCACGTGGAAGGAGAACTACCTCCTCAACGCCGCGGCCCTGGACAAGACCGCCGAGGCCAAGGCGAAGCTCGCCGCGTACGACAAGAAGGTCGACGCACTCGACGCGAAGCTCGGCGCCGACAAGCCGACGGTGTCGATGGTGCGTTACCTGCCCGACGGGGTGATCCGGCTCTACGCCAACGCCTCGTTCATCGGCACCACCCTCAAGGACACCGGCATCCCGCGCCCCAAGAACCAGGACATCGAGGACCTGGCCGCCGAGGTCAGCGCCGAGAACATCGACCAGGCCGACGCGGACTACATCTTCACCGGCGTGTACGGCGACGCGAAGGCCACCGACAAGTCCCGCGCGCAGGGCAACCCGCTGTGGAAGAACCTGAAGGCGGTCAAGGCCGGGCACGTGTACGACGTGCCGGACGAGACCTGGTACCTGGGTCTGGGTGTCACCGCGGCCGACGAGGTCCTCGGGGACCTGGAGAAGTACCTCACCAAGTAG
- a CDS encoding FecCD family ABC transporter permease, whose amino-acid sequence MSRATRRRIAWTVAGMFLLLLAVLLSLALGSRQIPPAQVFDALLHGGNGDNAQVVRALRVPRTVIGVLVGLALAVAGVVMQGITRNPIAEPGVLGVSQGASLGVVCAIAFLGVHTPAGYVWFAFAGAGIAAAAAYAVAGSGRGGASPVKLALAGAAMNAFIASVVSAIVTTDARALDEFRFWDVGSIAGRGGGVVAQTWPFVLVGLLLVAVMARGLDALALGDDVARGLGHRVALLRALGALAATVLTGAAVAVAGPIAFIGLAVPHIARALGGADHRWVLALSALLGPVVILVSDVLGRVVFAPSEVPVAVMTALLGVPFLVALVRRKATVAA is encoded by the coding sequence ATGTCCCGTGCCACCCGGCGTCGTATCGCCTGGACGGTCGCGGGCATGTTCCTACTCCTCCTCGCCGTCCTGCTCAGCCTCGCCCTCGGCAGCCGGCAGATTCCCCCGGCCCAGGTGTTCGACGCCCTGCTGCACGGCGGCAACGGTGACAACGCGCAGGTCGTGCGCGCGCTACGGGTCCCCCGCACGGTCATCGGCGTGCTGGTCGGACTCGCCCTCGCGGTCGCCGGGGTGGTCATGCAGGGCATCACCCGCAACCCGATCGCCGAGCCCGGTGTCCTCGGCGTGAGCCAGGGCGCCTCGCTGGGCGTCGTCTGCGCGATCGCGTTCCTCGGGGTGCACACGCCCGCCGGCTATGTCTGGTTCGCGTTCGCCGGGGCGGGGATCGCCGCGGCGGCCGCGTACGCGGTGGCGGGCAGCGGACGCGGCGGCGCCTCGCCGGTCAAACTGGCGCTGGCGGGGGCCGCGATGAACGCCTTCATCGCCTCCGTGGTCTCCGCCATCGTCACGACCGACGCTCGTGCCCTCGACGAGTTCCGCTTCTGGGACGTCGGCTCGATCGCCGGCCGCGGCGGCGGAGTCGTCGCGCAGACCTGGCCGTTCGTCCTCGTGGGGCTGCTGCTGGTCGCCGTCATGGCGCGGGGGCTCGACGCCCTGGCTCTCGGGGACGACGTGGCCAGGGGGCTCGGTCACCGGGTCGCGCTGCTGCGGGCTCTGGGCGCCCTCGCCGCGACCGTGCTGACCGGGGCCGCCGTCGCGGTCGCCGGTCCGATCGCGTTCATCGGACTCGCCGTCCCGCACATCGCGCGGGCTCTGGGCGGGGCCGACCACCGATGGGTGCTGGCCTTGTCGGCCTTGCTGGGTCCCGTGGTGATCCTGGTGTCGGACGTGCTCGGCCGGGTCGTCTTCGCGCCCTCGGAAGTGCCGGTGGCCGTGATGACCGCGTTGCTCGGCGTGCCCTTCCTGGTCGCGCTGGTACGGAGGAAGGCGACGGTGGCGGCATGA
- a CDS encoding FecCD family ABC transporter permease — protein sequence MTRLLERTSPAPRRLRPSGYAVVRVRGGSFLLHRRACAVAVLLAAVLAVTVVVSLCVGESYVSPTEVVRVLLGQPSPDELVVGTLRLPRLVTGLLVGAAFGVSGALIQTVARNSLASPDVIGVTHGAGAATVTAMTFGITSYALLPYVSVVGGLSAAALVYVFAWRGGLHATRFVLVGIGVSIALGSLTRLFLTKGDYLVAQQAKVWLTGSLNGRGYDQAAPLALVLAVLVPALLWAAHAQRMVSLDDSTATALGVRLGPVRLGLTALGVVLASVATGAAGPVDFVALLAPQIAHRLTRTAQIPLLSSALTGAAIVVVADLLARRLFSPVELPVGVLTAAVGAPYLMWLIARTRLRR from the coding sequence ATGACCCGGCTTCTTGAGCGAACCAGCCCCGCCCCACGGCGTCTTCGCCCCTCCGGATACGCCGTCGTCCGCGTGCGGGGCGGCAGTTTCCTGCTGCACCGCCGGGCGTGTGCCGTAGCGGTGCTGCTGGCCGCGGTACTCGCGGTGACGGTCGTCGTGTCCCTGTGCGTCGGCGAGTCGTACGTCTCCCCGACGGAGGTCGTGCGGGTACTGCTCGGTCAGCCGAGCCCCGACGAACTCGTCGTCGGCACACTGCGCCTCCCCCGGCTGGTGACGGGTCTGCTGGTCGGCGCCGCGTTCGGCGTCTCCGGAGCGCTGATCCAGACCGTGGCCCGCAACTCCCTCGCCAGCCCGGACGTCATCGGCGTCACGCATGGCGCGGGCGCGGCGACGGTGACCGCGATGACCTTCGGGATCACGTCGTACGCCCTCCTGCCGTACGTGTCGGTGGTGGGCGGGCTGTCGGCCGCCGCGCTCGTCTACGTCTTCGCCTGGCGGGGCGGGCTGCACGCCACGCGCTTCGTCCTCGTCGGGATCGGTGTCTCGATCGCGCTCGGCTCACTGACCCGGTTGTTCCTCACCAAGGGCGACTACCTGGTGGCCCAGCAGGCCAAGGTGTGGCTGACCGGTTCGCTCAACGGCCGGGGCTACGACCAGGCCGCGCCCCTCGCCCTGGTCCTCGCGGTCCTGGTCCCGGCGCTGCTGTGGGCGGCGCACGCCCAGCGCATGGTGTCCCTGGACGACAGCACGGCGACCGCGCTGGGCGTACGGCTCGGTCCGGTCCGGCTGGGTCTCACCGCGCTCGGCGTGGTGCTGGCGTCGGTCGCGACCGGCGCCGCGGGACCGGTCGACTTCGTGGCGCTGCTGGCGCCGCAGATCGCCCACCGGCTGACCCGCACCGCCCAGATCCCGCTGCTCTCCTCTGCCCTGACCGGTGCCGCGATCGTCGTCGTCGCGGACCTGCTCGCCCGCCGTCTGTTCTCCCCGGTCGAGCTGCCAGTGGGCGTGCTCACGGCGGCGGTCGGCGCGCCGTATCTGATGTGGCTGATCGCTCGCACCCGCCTGCGCCGTTGA
- a CDS encoding EF-hand domain-containing protein — MSDKARKLFEALDLDENGTLTRAEVIIALRSKGPSLAASGDLPFWALGDEDASSALFDAADQNGDEVLTLEEFAAVVDRRFGWK, encoded by the coding sequence ATGAGTGACAAGGCCCGAAAGCTGTTCGAGGCGCTCGACCTCGACGAGAACGGGACCCTGACCCGCGCGGAGGTGATCATCGCGCTGCGGTCGAAGGGCCCGTCGCTGGCCGCGTCGGGAGATCTGCCGTTCTGGGCCCTGGGCGACGAGGACGCCTCCTCCGCGCTCTTCGACGCCGCCGACCAGAACGGCGACGAGGTGCTCACCCTGGAGGAGTTCGCGGCGGTGGTGGACCGCCGTTTCGGCTGGAAGTGA
- a CDS encoding MFS transporter encodes MSPSPVASPSPSSPESTRQLRRVAFSGLLGTAVEFYDFLVYGTVAALVFGELFFPGADPAVGTIAAFGTFAAGYVARPLGGILFGHFGDRLGRKSMLLLTMGLMGGASFLIGLLPTYDAIGVWAPVLLITLRVVQGIAIGGEWGGATLMVVEHAGERRRGLWSSFTQMGAPLGSLLSSLVVTFVVAMPRDQFTAWGWRVPFLLSVVLLGVGLFVRLKVVESPLFAEVKKDRAEARLPIVDVLRRPRPLLLACCVGIGAFTAQSLLTSYLIAYATGIGYARPQVLTALTVSACVALVVLPCASALSDRVGRRPVVLAGAVASAALAFPVLALVDSKSPGLLILAVVLGHGIAQSMMYGPLGALLTEMFGTRVRYTGASLGYQGATLIGAGFSPMIAGSLVAGSGNGTAVALLICGGSLITALTVWFVRETSRTSLSAPAAEGTDAPHTQEISA; translated from the coding sequence ATGTCCCCGTCCCCCGTCGCATCACCGTCACCGTCCAGCCCCGAAAGCACCCGGCAACTCCGCCGGGTCGCCTTCTCCGGGCTGCTCGGTACGGCCGTGGAGTTCTACGACTTCCTCGTCTACGGCACCGTCGCCGCCCTGGTCTTCGGCGAGCTGTTCTTCCCCGGCGCCGACCCCGCCGTCGGCACCATCGCCGCGTTCGGCACCTTCGCCGCCGGCTATGTCGCCCGCCCGCTCGGCGGCATCCTCTTCGGGCACTTCGGCGACCGGCTCGGCCGTAAGTCGATGCTGCTGCTCACCATGGGCCTGATGGGCGGCGCCAGCTTCCTCATCGGCCTGCTGCCCACGTACGACGCGATCGGCGTCTGGGCGCCGGTCCTGCTGATCACGCTCCGCGTCGTCCAGGGCATCGCCATCGGCGGTGAGTGGGGCGGCGCCACCCTGATGGTCGTCGAGCACGCCGGTGAACGGCGCCGCGGCCTGTGGTCGAGCTTCACTCAGATGGGAGCGCCGCTCGGCTCCCTGCTGTCCTCGCTCGTCGTGACGTTCGTGGTCGCCATGCCCCGGGACCAGTTCACGGCCTGGGGTTGGCGCGTGCCGTTCCTGCTGAGCGTGGTACTGCTCGGCGTCGGCCTCTTCGTCCGGCTCAAGGTCGTCGAGAGTCCGCTCTTCGCCGAGGTGAAGAAGGACCGCGCCGAGGCCCGGCTGCCCATCGTCGACGTACTGCGGCGCCCCCGTCCCCTGCTGCTGGCCTGCTGTGTCGGCATCGGCGCCTTCACCGCCCAGTCCCTGCTGACCAGTTACCTGATCGCGTACGCCACCGGCATCGGATACGCCCGCCCGCAGGTGCTCACCGCGCTCACCGTCTCCGCCTGCGTCGCCCTGGTCGTGCTGCCCTGCGCCTCCGCGCTGTCCGACCGCGTCGGCCGCCGCCCGGTCGTCCTCGCCGGAGCCGTCGCCTCGGCCGCGCTCGCTTTCCCCGTCCTCGCTCTGGTCGACTCCAAGTCGCCCGGGCTGCTGATCCTCGCCGTCGTCCTCGGCCACGGCATCGCCCAGTCCATGATGTACGGCCCGCTGGGCGCCCTGCTCACCGAGATGTTCGGCACCCGGGTCCGCTACACCGGCGCCTCCCTCGGCTACCAGGGCGCCACCCTCATCGGCGCCGGCTTCTCCCCCATGATCGCCGGAAGCCTGGTGGCCGGCAGCGGCAACGGCACCGCCGTCGCCCTGCTGATCTGCGGAGGCTCCCTCATCACGGCGCTGACCGTCTGGTTCGTGCGCGAGACCAGCCGTACCTCGCTCTCGGCCCCGGCGGCCGAAGGCACCGACGCCCCCCACACGCAGGAGATCTCCGCATGA